Proteins encoded together in one Rossellomorea sp. y25 window:
- a CDS encoding penicillin acylase family protein, whose translation MELLREKKNKRLKIILWTAGTILFIMLGVLIFANYYIDRSLPVTSGAISLKGLSQDVEVIRDKDGVPHILAQNEKDLYMAQGYVQAQDRLFQMDLSRRQASGRLSEVVGEKAIDRDKFFRTFGLRRAAEVSFAAYPDEAKQLLEWYADGVNAFMQEATDEGRLPIEFTLLGYKPERWTPIDSLTIGKYMAFDLGGHWQGQAFRYWALENLPKDKAYDLFPSYPEDAPTILSEIGEVQVDMEQSFASAVIPPEFNGSNNWVVSGEKTASGKPFLADDPHLSLGTPSIWYQMHLESPQVNVSGVIFAGIPGIILGHNEQIAWGVTNTGPDVQDLYVEKQNDEDPSLFLYDEKWERATIIEEPIKVKDGDTIPYKVTITRHGPVISEFSHQNESGKVLSMRWTALDPSLELLAILNINKAKDWDEFEEALKDFHVPTQNFVFASEDGTIAYKANGKIPIRKKGDGLLPVPGWDPDYEWEGFIPFEELPKVINPESGFIATANNKVVSEEYPYHISHHWAQPYRYMRISEYLEAKKDIALSDMKDLQMDQMNLHAREMVHILIEDMESGSLTAKEKEAVELLKSWNNKDDKKLAAPLVFHQWMNEISTGLFKKEIPKDMMKLFEGRQSVVDELIRKAHNGEESQWFVDRGGYKTFLTASLTQALDELEEEYGFSMNEWEWGMYHRVYFEHPLSGASSVLKWFLNDRDPVAVGGSRVTVGAASYNESGIVNHGASWRFVIDTENMNNGFHIVGPGQAGHYKSEWYHNQINAWINGDYHGTSISNPSGDTLKLKAE comes from the coding sequence ATAGAGCTTCTAAGGGAGAAAAAGAATAAACGCCTTAAAATTATATTATGGACAGCGGGAACCATTCTGTTTATCATGCTTGGAGTCCTTATTTTTGCAAATTATTACATTGACAGATCGCTGCCTGTTACATCGGGTGCTATTTCATTAAAAGGTTTATCCCAAGATGTAGAAGTGATCAGGGATAAAGACGGCGTGCCCCATATTCTTGCTCAAAATGAAAAAGACCTTTATATGGCACAGGGTTATGTACAGGCGCAGGATCGTCTATTTCAAATGGACCTAAGCAGAAGACAGGCTTCGGGGCGATTGAGTGAAGTGGTCGGTGAGAAAGCAATTGATCGGGACAAGTTCTTCCGGACATTTGGTTTGCGGAGGGCAGCGGAGGTTTCATTTGCCGCATATCCGGATGAAGCCAAGCAGCTTCTCGAATGGTATGCCGATGGGGTAAACGCTTTTATGCAAGAAGCCACAGATGAAGGAAGGCTCCCTATTGAATTCACTCTGCTTGGCTATAAACCTGAAAGATGGACTCCCATCGATTCATTAACCATCGGTAAGTATATGGCATTTGATTTAGGGGGCCACTGGCAAGGACAGGCTTTCCGGTACTGGGCATTAGAAAACCTGCCAAAAGATAAAGCGTATGATTTGTTCCCTTCATACCCTGAAGACGCTCCTACCATCCTATCAGAAATAGGAGAAGTTCAGGTTGATATGGAGCAATCATTTGCCAGTGCTGTCATTCCACCGGAGTTTAATGGGAGCAACAACTGGGTGGTAAGCGGAGAGAAAACAGCCAGTGGTAAGCCCTTTCTAGCAGACGATCCCCACCTCTCATTGGGAACTCCTTCCATATGGTATCAGATGCACCTGGAATCACCACAAGTCAATGTGAGTGGAGTGATTTTTGCCGGTATTCCAGGGATCATCCTTGGTCATAATGAGCAAATTGCGTGGGGGGTAACAAATACGGGACCTGATGTTCAGGACTTATATGTAGAAAAACAAAATGATGAAGATCCTTCTCTGTTTTTATATGATGAAAAGTGGGAAAGGGCAACGATCATAGAAGAGCCCATTAAAGTAAAAGATGGTGACACCATTCCTTATAAAGTCACAATCACAAGACATGGACCGGTGATTTCAGAGTTTTCTCATCAAAATGAGAGTGGAAAGGTGCTTTCAATGAGATGGACAGCACTTGATCCAAGTCTGGAACTTCTCGCAATCCTTAACATCAATAAGGCAAAGGATTGGGATGAATTTGAAGAAGCCTTAAAGGACTTCCATGTTCCTACCCAAAATTTCGTATTTGCCTCAGAGGATGGGACGATTGCGTATAAGGCAAATGGGAAAATTCCAATCAGGAAAAAAGGGGACGGACTTCTCCCTGTTCCCGGGTGGGATCCTGATTATGAATGGGAAGGATTTATACCATTCGAAGAGCTTCCCAAAGTCATCAATCCAGAATCGGGTTTCATTGCAACAGCAAATAATAAAGTGGTTTCCGAAGAATATCCATATCACATTAGTCATCACTGGGCTCAGCCATATCGGTACATGAGAATATCTGAGTATTTAGAAGCAAAAAAGGATATCGCTCTTTCCGATATGAAAGACCTTCAAATGGATCAGATGAATTTACATGCACGTGAAATGGTTCATATTCTGATTGAAGATATGGAAAGCGGCTCATTAACAGCTAAAGAAAAAGAAGCTGTTGAGTTGCTGAAGTCCTGGAACAATAAAGATGATAAAAAACTAGCTGCTCCACTTGTTTTTCACCAATGGATGAACGAAATTTCCACTGGTCTATTTAAAAAGGAAATTCCAAAAGATATGATGAAACTGTTTGAAGGCCGTCAAAGTGTCGTGGATGAACTCATTCGGAAGGCTCATAACGGAGAGGAATCTCAGTGGTTTGTGGACAGGGGAGGATACAAGACTTTCCTGACAGCTTCACTTACCCAAGCATTAGACGAGCTGGAAGAAGAATATGGTTTTTCAATGAACGAGTGGGAGTGGGGAATGTATCATAGAGTATACTTTGAACATCCTTTATCGGGAGCATCTTCAGTTTTGAAATGGTTCTTAAATGACAGAGATCCTGTGGCAGTGGGAGGAAGTAGAGTGACGGTGGGAGCTGCAAGCTATAATGAGAGTGGAATCGTCAATCATGGTGCTTCATGGAGATTTGTTATCGATACAGAGAACATGAACAATGGCTTTCATATTGTAGGCCCTGGACAAGCGGGTCATTATAAGAGTGAATGGTATCATAATCAAATTAATGCATGGATTAATGGTGACTATCATGGAACCTCAATCTCCAACCCAAGTGGAGACACGTTAAAATTAAAAGCAGAATAA
- the miaA gene encoding tRNA (adenosine(37)-N6)-dimethylallyltransferase MiaA has protein sequence MTRYEKEKVIVLIGPTAVGKTNTSIELAKRFKGEIISGDSMQIYKRMDIGTAKITPEEMEGVQHHLLDIKDPDESFSVAEFQQLVRKKISEIHSHGNIPLIVGGTGLYIQSVLYDYQFTETPGDEHYREGLEASLEKNGSGWLHDQLLSVDPVSAGNIHRNNTRRVIRALEIYHCTGKTMSEYQEAQSQELQYDVALIGLTMDRDKLYKRINLRVDLMMKQGLLEEVKGLYDEGIRDVQSVQAIGYKELYDYFDGEVSLERATENLKQNSRRYAKRQLTWFRNKMDVAWFDMTDENQHAEIIEDISEFIAGKLQLKSNK, from the coding sequence ATGACAAGATATGAGAAAGAGAAAGTGATTGTTCTTATTGGTCCGACTGCTGTAGGGAAAACCAATACAAGTATAGAACTTGCAAAGAGGTTTAAAGGGGAAATCATCAGTGGTGACTCCATGCAAATCTATAAAAGAATGGATATCGGTACCGCTAAAATCACCCCCGAAGAAATGGAAGGCGTCCAGCATCATTTACTTGATATTAAAGATCCTGATGAATCCTTTTCTGTAGCTGAATTTCAGCAGCTTGTCCGAAAAAAAATATCGGAAATACACTCTCATGGGAATATCCCTCTTATAGTAGGGGGGACAGGACTTTATATTCAGTCTGTTCTATACGATTATCAATTCACTGAAACTCCAGGTGATGAACACTATCGCGAGGGGCTGGAAGCAAGCCTAGAGAAGAATGGTTCCGGGTGGCTTCACGATCAGTTATTATCCGTGGATCCCGTATCAGCAGGGAATATTCACCGGAATAATACCCGCCGTGTTATTCGAGCATTGGAAATCTATCATTGTACTGGCAAGACAATGTCTGAGTATCAAGAAGCGCAATCCCAGGAGCTGCAGTACGATGTTGCTTTAATTGGATTAACCATGGATCGGGATAAACTTTATAAAAGAATCAACCTTCGTGTTGACTTAATGATGAAACAGGGTCTATTAGAAGAAGTTAAAGGGTTATACGATGAAGGTATAAGGGATGTTCAGTCTGTTCAGGCCATCGGATACAAGGAGCTTTATGATTATTTCGATGGTGAAGTCAGCTTGGAACGAGCAACAGAAAACCTAAAGCAAAATTCCAGAAGGTATGCAAAGCGTCAACTGACATGGTTCAGAAATAAAATGGATGTGGCCTGGTTCGATATGACAGATGAGAATCAGCACGCCGAAATTATCGAGGATATTTCAGAATTTATTGCAGGAAAGCTTCAATTAAAGTCGAATAAGTAA
- the hfq gene encoding RNA chaperone Hfq: MKQSINIQDQFLNQLRKESSLCTVFLLNGFQIRGQVKGFDNFTVLFECDGKQQLVYKHAISTFAPQRNVQINFEETTN; this comes from the coding sequence ATGAAACAATCCATTAATATCCAAGATCAATTCCTTAATCAATTGAGAAAAGAAAGCTCACTATGTACGGTATTTTTATTAAATGGCTTCCAAATCCGTGGTCAAGTGAAAGGTTTTGATAACTTTACCGTGCTGTTTGAATGCGATGGAAAACAGCAGCTTGTATATAAACATGCCATTTCAACATTCGCTCCACAGCGTAATGTCCAAATAAATTTTGAAGAGACAACCAATTAA